AGTGCTCGGTCGGGGGAGTGCCTCTTTGGGGGAGTGCTCGGTCAGGGGAGTGCCTCTTTGGGGGAGTGCTCGGTCGGGGGAGTGCCTCTTTGGGGGAGTGTTCGGTCGGGGGAGTGCCTCTTTGGGGGAGTGTTCGGTCGGGGGAGTGCCTCTTTGGGGGAGTGTTCGGTCGGGGGAGTGGCTCTTTGGGGGAGTGTTCGGTCGGGGGAGTGGCTCTTTGGGGGAGTGTTCGGTCGGGGGAGTGGCTCTTTGGGGGAGTGTTCGGTCCGGGGAGTGACTCTTTGGGGGAGTGTTCGGTCCGGGGGAGTGGCTCTTTGGGGGAGTGTTCGGTCCGGGGGAGTGGCTCTTTGGGGGAGTGTTCGGTCCGGGGGAGTGGCTCTTTGGGGGAGTGTTCGGTCCGGGGGAGTGGCTCTTTGGGGGAGTGTTCGGTCCGGGGGAGTGGCTCTTTGGGGGAGTGTTCGGTCCGGGGGAGTGGCTCTTTGGGGGAGTGTTCGGTCCGGGGGAGTGGCTCTTTGGGGGAGTGTTCGGTCCGGGGGAGTGGCTCTTTGGGGGAGTGTTCGGTCCGGGGGAGTGGCTCTTTGGGGGAGTGTTCGGTCGGGGGAGTGGCTCTTTGGGGGAGTGTTCGGTCGGGGGAGTGGCTCTTTGGGGGAGTGTTCGGTCGGGGGAGTGGCTCTTTGGGGGAGTGTTCGGTCCGGGGAGTGACTCTTTGGGGGAGTGTTCGGTCCGGGGAGTGACTCTTTGGGGGAGTGTTCGGTCCGGGGAGTGACTCTTTGGGGGAGTGTTCGGTCCGGGGGAGTGGCTCTTTGGGGGAGTGTTCGGTCCGGGGGAGTGGCTCTTTGGGGGAGTGTTCGGTCCGGGGGAGTGGCTCTTTGGGGGAGTGTTCGGTCCGGGGGAGTGGCTCTTTGGGGGAGTGTTCGGTCCGGGGGAGTGGCTCTTTGGGGGAGTGTTCGGTCCGGGGGAGTGGCTCTTTGGGGGAGTGTTCGGTCGGGGGAGTGGCTCTTTGGGGGAGTGTTCGGTCGGGGGAGTGGCTCTTTGGGGGAGTGTTCGGTCGGAGGAGTGGCTCTTTGGGGGAGTGTTCGGTCGGGGGAGTGGCTCTTTGGGGGAGTGTTCGGTCCGGGGAGTGACTCTTTGGGGGAGTGTTCGGTCCGGGGAGTGACTCTTTGGGGGAGTGTTCGGTCCGGGGAGTGACTCTTTGGGGGAGTGTTCGGTCCGGGGGAGTGGCTCTTTGGGGGAGTGTTCGGTCCGGGGGAGTGGCTCTTTGGGGGAGTGTTCGGTCCGGGGGAGTGGCTCTTTGGGGGAGTGTTCGGTCCGGGGGAGTGGCTCTTTGGGGGAGTGTTCGGTCCGGGGGAGTGGCTCTTTGGGGGAGTGTTCGGTCCGGGGGAGTGGCTCTTTGGGGGAGTGTTCGGTCGGGGGAGTGGCTCTTTGGGGGAGTGTTCGGTCGGGGGAGTGGCTCTTTGGGGGAGTGTTCGGTCGGGGGAGTGGCTCTTTGGGGGAGTGTTCGGTCGGGGGAGTGGCTCTTTGGGGGAGTGTTCGGTCCGGGGAGTGACTCTTTGGGGGAGTGTTCGGTCCGGGGGGAGTGGCTCTTTGGGGGAGTGTTCGGTCCGGGGGAGTGGCTCTTTGGGGGAGTGTTCGGTCCGGGGGAGTGGCTCTTTGGGGGAGTGTTCGGTCCGGGGGAGTGGCTCTTTGGGGGAGTGTTCGGTCCGGGGGAGTGGCTCTTTGGGGGAGTGTTCGGTCCGGGGGAGTGGCTCTTTGGGGGGGTGTTCGGTCCGGGGGAGTGGCTCTTTGGGGGAGTGTTCGGTCCGGGGGAGTGGCTCTTTGGGGGAGTGTTCGGTCCGGGGGAGTGGCTCTTTGGGGGAGTGTTCGGTCCGGGGGAGTGGCTCTTTGGGGGAGTGTTCGGTCCGGGGGAGTGGCTCTTTGGGGGAGTGTTCGGTCCGGGGGAGTGGCTCCTTGGGGGTAGTGTTCGATCCGGAGGAGTGGCTCTTTGGGGGTAGTGTTCGGTCCGGGGGAGTGGCTCCTTGGGGGTAGTGTTCGATCCGGAGGAGTGGCTCTTTGGGGGTAGTGTTCGGTCCGGGGGAGTGGCTCCTTGGGGGTAGTGTTCGGTCCGGGGGAGTGGCTCCTTGGGGGTAGTGTTCGGTCCGGGGGAGTGGCTCTTTGGGGGTAGTGTTCGATCCGGAGGAGTGGCTCTTTGGGGGAGTGTTCGGTCCGATGGAGTGGCTGTTTGGGGGAGTGGCTCTTTGGTGGAGTGTTCGGTGTCCTTCTCCCTTCTCTGAAACCTTCCcttaaagggagccggtcggccgagcggacagcacgctggacttgtgatcctgggtttgatcccaggcgccggcgagaaacaatgggcagagtttctttcaccctatgcccctgttgcctagcagtaaaatgggtacctgggtgttagtcagctgtcacgggctgcttcctgggggttggaggcctggtcaaggacagggccgcggggacactaaagccccgaaatcatctcgagaagaAGATAACCATACTTCAGTGCCTCGTCCGCTGTCCAGTTTACCCTAATCGGCTCTGGACGCCCCAGGACCGACTACTCCTTGTGGTCCCTCCTGAGTAACTCTCTCCCTGTTTATTGCTCCATACGTCTCTTCTCTTACATCTTTACTCCTTTAATTTTCAGGTGACGAAGGCAGGACGCAGAGCTAGAATGTGTTAACATGGCGGTCCCGATTGTGGGGGGCTGCGGCAAACTCCCCAGCCAGAACGATGCATTACTGTTATTATATCGTGTCTAATGCACATTATTTTTATTCTTGGTTACACCGTACGAGGCGCCAACACAGCCGTCTAGGACGCAGCACTACAGCCTGGCGCCGTCCCTCGCAGCAAGAGCCTGGACAGGGGTGCACAACCCGGACTCCTCCAGCCTCAGCCTGGACAATGGTGCACAACCCGGACTCCTCCAGCCTCAGCCTGGACAATGGTGCACAACCTGGACTCCTCCAGCCTCAGCCTGGACAATGGTGCACAACCTGGACTCCTCCAGCCTCAGCCTGGACAATGGTGCACAACCTGGACTCCTCCAGCCTCAGCCTGGACAATGGTGCACAACCTGGACTCCTCCAGCCTCAGCCTGGACAATGGTGCACAACCTGGACTCCTCCAGCCTCAGCCTGGACAATGGTGCACAACCTGGACTCCTCCAGCCTCAGCCTGGACACGCCTACCAGAGcccgagactctgcatcactccagGACTCTGCTCTTGGGTAATTAAAATCTTGTAGTAGAAAATGGTTTCTTTGAACACTATTTTCTGCACTTGTTTAAACATTTAATAAAGTTATCCTTTAAATGTAATCAGGTTTTTCTGGACTTGCCCTTGCGGTACATACCGCAAGGGCAAATCGTTGCTTGATATTTCCCCTTTACCTCGCTTCGTTATGCTAGGTTTGGGTTTTCCACCCTTTCATTTGGTCATGTTCCTTTAACCCACAGCATTGTACTGATTAACTTTCTCCCTACTTTTACTAGTTATCTGCCTGTTCTAGTTCCCTGTTCATTGCTCTTAGGATTTTGATCTGtaaaatattaattcatttttTTCTCACAATTACTTGAAGTTCGATTTAATTAGGTCCatattactaaaaaaaaaaaattgttgggcATGTTAACTAACCCTTTGCTTAATACTTGCTGATGTGTACCTTTATTTTCCCAGGCCCCTGCCAACCACTTAAGCTGGACGATAGCGAGatactcgcttcctgcaggtctgcATTCAATCTGTCAAAGTGGTTCGGCACCATTTCCTCCCCATGTCCCATTCAAAAATCCCTACCCCAATTCCTTTTAAAGTGTCGAAATGGCTTGATGCTTTCTCCCGATAATTACCTTAACCGGGCCCATATAGCAGCtgttgttggaggggggggggtcccttcccgtcccccccccctttccccctccacACACTCGTCCTCCAAATTGCCCTTCTCACCACGCTCATTCTTGCAGCACTGCGCTCCAACGTTTCGGAGTCGAAGCGGAAAATGGGTGTCTCATCGGGGCCACCGTACGGATGTGGGAGATTTGTGAGTGGCGACGGAGGTGGCAAGAGCTACATAGTGAGCGATGCAGCAGTTTTTTCTGCCTCCCTGACATGAGGCCGCCCTATAAGTGCAGAAAACGGAGTCGCCACATAGCTGCTACGAGAAGGTGAGTGTCCTAATATTGCAGTTCATACTTGTGAATGCCAAAATATAATAGGGAAGATGTCTTATAATTCCCCCACCTTCCTACGCAGTTAGTTCTCTAATCAAAgcaagtggggggggggtcccatTTATCTATTGAAATAGTTGTTAAATCTGTGTTAATGTGCTTTTTAACCTTCACTGCTTGTAGACAACACAAAGGCCGTATACATAGAGGATTGAGCATCAGTTGAGAATTTCGCTGTGgccgagggtgggggggggggtgatcaaaTATTCAAAACTAGAATGAAGAactaaatttatttttattagtcAGGTGTTGAGATTTACGAAATTACTAACGTAACTGTAAAGGTGTGGGGCCCGTATGGATACATACATCTGGTaattgtgttggtgggtggtttGGTAGTtatcggcggcggctgtgattaCCAGCACTACGATAGATCAAAGCCTCCTCTTACTTAAACCTTTAATATCTCATTTACACATTTAACATATGTTTATTGTAAatagtaaataataatataaaacatAGTTCCAGTAAATGAGGTATTGAAAATTAATGAGGTTTCTCATTTATATCCCCACTTAAATGTCACCAGAGCGTCCACTGTACCTGAAGGCGAGGTGACCTCAGCAGTGTTTGGCCGTCGTCGTCCCGGTCGTGTTGGAGGACGACGAGCAGCTCTACTGAAAGCAAGTGTTGCTGCGCCGCAGTTCAGCTGAGGAAGTTTGTCAATTGGCAAGTATGTATTGCGTGTTGCagtggaagtcttggttgtagggttgatatagagccattgcttggttactgacttaaaTACTTATAATGATACTTGACTAGCAGCTGCAAGCGTGGCGGGCATCCTGCACCCTCTGTTTACCTAGTCCCTGGCGTATGAAACGCAGGGCATACAAACGGATGGTGCAGTTTGCTATGAACATGACGTGTACTGCTGTGGTTTATCAGTTATGGGTAGAGGGTTTAGTTTTTTTACATTTTATAcaccccctccctttccagcccctTGTTGTGAggaggcttggtgggcggctgcaggggtgtgatgctccatgagACGGTCCTCTgttcttttgaagccttatgctcctgctgccgtctttGTTCCTTACCCTGTACTGGTTGCTGTTTTCTCTAACTAATATTTCATTCTTTTCCCTCCCGCCGTTCCCCTTCCTCAttctttcctgccgaccttttgccattcttgattattctttcgggcATCTTCTGTTTTCATGCCCTGGTGTTTGAGGGGCACACTTGcctgtagaactgtggtacccgacgttGCCAGTGaggacgcttttattgtcaatccttgcCTTCGTTGCTGAACCTAATCTCTACGgattgacggttcttaaggtggcgcttGCAGGGCGTGTACTCGCGATGCACCCCTGGGGTGTCCTGTCCCCTAatatggctccatggtgggtatgggggcttattCGTGAATGAAATGATTACCTACttcaccaatgacctccacaatccaggccaacatggatttagagcaggaagatcatgcctctcacagctacttgaccattgacaaaatcactgaggcgttAGAAGAAAAGCAATGCAGATGTTGcatacagactttgcaaaggcattcgacaaatgtgaccatggagtgattgcaaacaaaatgaggtcaatgggtataactggttaagtaggacgctggatactcaatttcctgtcgaacagaacagagTAAAGTAAAATAGtcagagcgcagttaaaagctctgtacctcaaggtacagtccttgcactactaccgttccttattctcatatcagatatagagaaAAATAAGTCGcagctttgtgtcatcctttgcagatgatacaaaaatcagcatgaaaattacctctgctgaagacattgtaaAACTGCAAACagacattaacaaagttttcgattgggcagccgaTAATAAAATGTTTAACAACGATAAATTTCAGGCACTCAGATACGGCAAGAATGAGGATctaaaacataatacagggtacaaaacacaatcggatcttcccatagtaggaaaacggcAAGTCAAGGATTTttttaatgatgtccgacgacctaacgtttagggagcataaccaagcaaatattgcgtcatccagaaaaatgataggatggattaagaGAACCTTAAAgttcagagatcccatcacaatggttgtactcttcaaatcacttgttgtcctgtcttgagtactgctcagttactcgttttccccttcagagcaggagagattgctgaaatagagggaatacggaGAACATATACTGCACGCATAGacaagataaagcacctaaattattgggatcgcctgttctccaaatgtactcactagaaaggaggagagagataccaaataatatacacatggaaaatactgggacaggttccaaatctgcacagtaaaataacaacgtactggagtgaacaatatggaagaaaatgcagaatagaaccagtgaagagcagaggtgccataggcacagagaacattgtataatcatcataggtccgcggttgttcaacgtcctacaagcgagcatcagaaatatcgccggaacaaccgtggacatcttagaggaaactagattctttcctccaaggagtgccagaccaaccgggctgtggtgggtatgtgggcttgcccgctgctccaagcaacagcctggtggatcaaactctcacaagtcaagcctggcctcgggctgggcttgggaagtagaagaactcccagaaccccatcaagcaggctaCTTGTTTCTATGCCACTGAACAATCCTCTTATCACTTCACAAGCTCGTGGGGTGAGCGACCAGGCCCCCGAATCGgactgttggaagaccgggctctgtatccCCACTACATTGGGCCAAGCTACTCCTTTAACCCtcccaactacccccccccccccactaccactctcctccctcatctGTGGTAGGGTTGAGCCCCAAACCCATAGTGATGACCACCTAATCAGCTGGAGTGGCAACCTCTCATTGTGACAACTGCTGCTTTTTTCCTCTCCCTGGGGGTGCTCTGTGCcaatccccctctccctccacagATGTACTAACAAGATTTCTTCCAGTGCAAATAAGTTCCACGCCTTGTTTgaccctgctacatggactaaacaCTGAATCTCAACTATCAGGATTCTAAACGTCCTGACGATTTTTTCTCTATAAACACTTGATtcggtggatgcctctgttaattTTAACCCCACCCATTTTAGCAAGTGCCGTTGCTGCTCGTCCTCGGGATGCAGTTGCCCACTTAGCTGCATTGTCCaccattggggagacccctgttaggGTCTCCAAAAATGCCCAGTTAAATACCAGTAGTGGCACAGTTATACTCCTGCacaatgttgcaactggtgttagggccctgaaagactgccacgaggatattgaacacatccttgaagtccaaggccattctgtcctccaggttaagTTCACTCGACCCCCTTGTTATCAGCCTCTTCACATGATCATTTTTGATAGGACCCTTCTGCCTTCTATAATTCTTGCtgatgccagatgctccgttcaggagtacattcccactcctagactttgcaataagtgctggcAATTTGAGCATGGTGCCGTTAAAGGCACAAGTGTAGTGTCCCTATGCCTCGTGTGAGGATGCGGGTCGCTTTAAGACAGTGCTCTTCTTCCCAGGCTCGCTTCCTCAGTTGCGGTGACGCCTACGTGTGTATACACTACAAATAAGAGGAAGCCATCCTTAATTTAAAGCACTgtgatagttttttttttctcagGCGAGATGCAAAGTCTGCCGTCTCTCTCCTTTTGCTAGCACATCTTACTCGTGTGTTGCGTTCCACCTCTCCTCGCCCTTCCCTACTTTCTCAGTCTCAACCGTTTCCAGGTCTTGGATCCGGACACGACCACTaacccggccccccccccccccaactgctcCATTACGTTCTGaaccaagagggggggggggttctggttcttccatccttccttcccagtctgccgtgtctcctgtgtcttctttcccgtCTTCTCCCCAATCCTTCTTCCTAgccctccacgccgcctgtctgccCCACGctgttgtccatcatcctcccagcaatcttaatGTTGATCGCTCTCGTTCTCCTTCTGTTGAGACTATGGAGACTGTCGCCCAGTATGTCGCTGCTGGCACACCTGTCCCAttaagtcagaaacgtaagcgtggctcctctccttcttcctccccggcaggtaagaaggcgtcGCTTTCTTCCCCACCCCTCTGACTTGGATTCTGTCActgcatcccctcccatttcagtggttgagGCTCCCCCTGTCCGGCTATTTAGGTTCCTTTAGCCCTTGATTCTCCTGGTTGCTGTCCTTGCCGAGGTGTGCTCCCCTGcttctgccctcccccccccttttcctcctAATTTCCTTGGCCACCTCTCTCCATTACCACCACTAGCTTTAGACCCTGTCCGTCCGCCTCTGGTTCGTCCTCCCACTCCTCTAACTCCATCGTCATTGCTAAATTTACCCatggccccctaaccctgatttaacTGATCCTGATCTTTAGTAAACTGTTCTTCTTTGCCTTTCTCTTcagtgttctctgttgttgttttCTCTCCTTTtgacaatgtctattcttcaatgggataatcgtggattttatgccaactaacATGAACTTCAACTTCTGATAAGTTTTCACTGGTTTGTGTaaatctccaggagccgatgcttggggcTCGTCCTGATCACATTAGTGGTTATTATTCTTTTTAACCCCCACCCCCTTCAGCTTTTGCTGGGGCGGACAACTCTACTGCTTTCTTGATTCTTACCGATATTCCTTTCGTCCCCCATACTGTTTCCACCGCTTATCCAATATTCTACGGCCTGTATCTTTgcgagtaaatggtatacagtctgttcaatTATTCCCCCAAATGTTCCACTTtctcctgatcttaaacacctgttggcctccttaccagagcctgtactcctgttgggtgatttcaactgtcggcaTATCCTCTGGGGCGATGCTCTGACGAACGCCCGGGGTTGCCTTCACATGGTGGGTTCTTGACGACCTCCATAacggtgaccatttccccatccttgtcacctttctCTTTTCGCTCTCCtccccttccctaggtggcagtttgccaaggctgactggaatatACAGTATTCACCCTACATGCTACGCTTTCCGACCTctgctctgcctctccctcgagcCCTCCCTTTTCGTGCCACTgtattcgacgctgccctccactctattcctcgctttaCCTCCTCGGGAATGTGgaagtgttccctggtggaatgcaaacTATGCTCGGGCTGACcgttgtaagcgtgcagcctgtttAGAAACACCGACGCCGGCAAACGGCTGATGCTTTTATTGTTTCGGAAGGtgatggcccgtaggaccatccgtatggctaaacgtgagagttggaaatcttgtctccaccattacatcAGACACTCCTCtgctgcagatctggaagaaaatccgcaatatagcgggtaagtttgttccagatgtctcgccagtcctttACCTTCGTGTTACTCTTGTGGCTGATTCAGTGACGGTCGCAACTGAACTGGATTTTTGACTTGGGTTCTAATCTTCCTTAGTTCTTCATAAGaccgttcttgaatctcatcccttagatttctgcactcgtctgaaACTTCTGTATAACGATCTGTCTGTCCTAGTCAACTTAGTTCTTTTGGCTTTGGTGGTAATCTCCCTTTCTTCTTCCAGAGCTTCCTCTCTAGTCATTCCTTTAAAGTGAAGCTTGGTACCACACTGccccttttcggcaatacgaaggtgtaccccaaggtggTGGTCTAAGCGCTACTCTTTTtccctggttgccctcaatggtcttttcctccctcccttctgggATCTTCTCTGCCCTGTGTCGATCTTGCCCTCTGCtatcgaggtgatgattcgcctttcctacAACGGAGGCTTCAACTTGAGTCtttttgggccaccaatcatagcTTAAAGTTTTCTACACTTAAAACGTGTGCTGTGACTTAGAAGCAGGTTGTTCTTCATCACCCTCTTTTGCTTTATGGTCGTCCTCTTTTGTACAAGGTCTGCTAAGCTATtggggctaatctttgacactagTTTGTCGTggccgccccatatctcttacctccgagttgaatgctctaagaccCTTAAGGTGTTCTCCCATATTTCTTGGAGCCGATAGGCACATGCTCCTTTCTTTACATTCCCCTCTCGTTCTGTCGAAACTATTATAGTTGCCCTGCTTCTCCTTCTCCTATCCTTTGCCATCTTGACGctatgcaccatactgggttacgcttcagatctggtgcctttcgttcgactcttaCCCTAAGCCTGCGTGTTGAACCTGGTGTCCTGTCTAGACAGGATCGCTACTGTCTTAGCTACCTTGCACAGTCCTTACTCACTCTTCGTACCTTGacgtttacccctcctgtggttcctgtttcccttcaccacctatctcttcCCGTACGTTTTTCACTTAGAAAATGCGCTTTCGGttcgtgttaccaatatttcccctcatATCGTTCGTCTTTGCCTccatggagggtcccccttcataAATTTTGTTAAACCTTGACAAGTGTGACTGAAGGTTTTACCCCTCCTTCAATTCTGAAACTCCTTTTGCTTTAACATTTGTCTTCACACTCCTGCTCCATTTTCGTTTTAACAGCCTAAGTctacagacggtgtaggctactgttTATCCTGACCACACCTGTCgcctgcctccagagactagcattttCACGGCAAAACTTTATGCCATGCTCTTCAACTGCTTTCTCACGGTCAATGcttctttgttgttgtagttgactcttgcaGTACCTTCATGGCTCTAgttctttaatccagtccatcctgtggtagtcgaaattcaacattggctgtttatctccagtagatttgacagtggagttttgctgggttcccagtcacATTTgcccttaaatgagcgtgcggaggctgccgctaaggaagctatctgcacctgtcccatctcccgcACAGGTATTCTTTAATCAGACTTtctcccagttattcattccttcaTTCTCTTTAGTGTCTCCGTGGCCTTCCTCCCACCACCGTAAACAGTGGTGGAAAACTGCTCTGGCgaagttacgtattggccatacggtGAACTCGCGAGCActtacttaatggagcgccgccctgctctttatttttCAAACTGAATTGTCCCTCTTAGAGTCATGCATATCCTTATTGTCCTGATATCCAGGATGtacgtgcgtcttgcttcccgactgttcctcgtggtcacttgtccctcgatagaatttttGGAGAATCGGATACCTTTGATAACGTTCGCCTTGGTGTTTTTTCTCGCATTGGCATCTTAGTGAGACTTGGCGCCCTATGATTatgctgcacatttgatggtgctacatagccttccaggCTTGATGCCTTCTTTTGTTAATTACTTACATTTTATACCAATTTTTTAAATCTATTTAGTCCCAGAACTTTCTTAATCAAACTTAGGTTTTTAGGCAATAAACCAAATGGCATGAAATTTCAGTGGTGATACAATTGTTGGTAAAACAGTCTTGTAGtcgatcttaaaaaaaaaaaattgtagccTGGaataattgtttatagcagtgaggatgctgcttaaCACACTTCCACACGGAAAATTCGTACACAAAACCAAAGGTGTTAAACTATTTTAATAGGTTACAATCTACTTCAGGTGTTGAGTATTTACGAAATTGTAAATGTAACTTTATAGTCGCTGAAACACCAGACAGGAATAGATGGATTAAaatggggaaaaaaaataaatggaCAAGCAAAGTAGTGATAAAGTTTTAAGTGTACCAGGTTCAGTGAAAATATTAAGTTGATTGTACAGCATGGAAATTGTTGTGCTTTTGTGGTTAATTTTGTTGTCATGCCcttggggtgtgggggagagggggggggggagataatttcGTTGTCTTCATgcctttgtggggggggggggtattttgtTTTTGTGCTTTGGGAGCGGGGAGGAATTTTGTTGACGTGCCTtttttgtgtgggggggggggatgttttgTTGTCGTGCCTTTTGGAGGGGAACTGGTTTTCGGTTGtcccttgagggggggggggacatttttCGTCGTGTCTTTGGGTGGAAATTGTTTTTGTCGTGCCTTTAGAGGGAATTGGTTTTTGTTGTCGTCGTACCTTTGGAGGGGAATTGGTTTTTGTCGGGCATGTGGATGGGAATTTTTTGTTGTCTTgcctttggggggggggattgttttTGTTATCGTCGTGCCTTTGGGGGGATTTTGTTATCGTCGTGCCTTTGGGGGGATTGTTTTGTTATCGTCGTGCCATTGGGGGGGATTGTTTTTGTTGTGCATTTTGGGAGTTTTGTTTTGTCGTGTCTTTGGGGGGGGGATACATTTTTGTTGACCGTGCCTTTTGGTGTTTTTGTCGTCGTCGtgccttttttttttgggggggggggaattgttttGGTTATGCCTTTGGGGGTGGAATTTTTTTTCGTCGTGGTTTTAGGGGATATTTTTATCATTGTGCCTTTTGGGGGGGAATTGTTTTTGGTTGTCATGCCTTTTGGGGGGAGGGGATTTTTGTTGTCGTGCCTTTTTGGGGTAATATGTTTGTCATCGTGCTTTAGGGGGAAGATTTTTGTCGTCGTACCTTTGGGGGGGAATGTTTTGTCGTCGTGCCTTTGGGTGGAAATTCTTGTGCATTTGGGGGGAATTGTTTTGTTGTCgtgcctttggggggggggggggaattttttGTCGTCGTGCCTTTGGGGGGGGGAATTTTTTGTCGTCGTGCCTTTGGGGGGGAATTTTGTTTTGTTGTCGTTGTGCCTTTGGGGGGAATTTTTTGTTGTCGTCGTGCCTTTGGGGGGGAATTGTTTTGTCGTCGTGCCTTTGGGGGGAATTTTGTTTTGTTGTCGTCGTGCCTTTGGGGGGAATTGTTTTGTTGTCGTCGTGCCTTTGGGGGGAATTGTTTTGTCGTCGTCGTGCCTTGAAGATTTTTTGTCATCGTGTCTTGGGAAAATTGGGTTTTTGTTGTGCCTAGGGAGGGGGAATTGTTTTTGTTGTGCATTTGGGGGGATTTTGTTGTGTTTTTGGATGGGATTTTTTGTCATCGTGCCTTTGGGAATTTTGTTCTTTTTGGAGGGGAGAAGGTTGGTCGTCGTGCGTATGGGGGGAATTTGTCGTGCCTTTTTGGGGaattgtgtttttgttgtcgtgCCTTCGGAGGGGGAATTTTTTGTTGTCTACGTACTTTTGGAGGGGGGATTAAGTTTTGTCGTAGTGCCTTTGGGTAGGGTTAGtgtgccttgggggggggggggggaattttatTGTCGTA
The sequence above is drawn from the Procambarus clarkii isolate CNS0578487 chromosome 57, FALCON_Pclarkii_2.0, whole genome shotgun sequence genome and encodes:
- the LOC123744908 gene encoding uncharacterized protein, with the translated sequence MYILLWLIRRQHSRLGRSTTAWRRPSQQEPGQGCTTRTPPASAWTMVHNPDSSSLSLDNGAQPGLLQPQPGQWCTTWTPPASAWTMVHNLDSSSLSLDNGAQPGLLQPQPGQWCTTWTPPASAWTMVHNLDSSSLSLDTPTRARDSASLQDSALGTALQRFGVEAENGCLIGATVRMWEICEWRRRWQELHSERCSSFFCLPDMRPPYKCRKRSRHIAATRRASTVPEGEVTSAVFGRRRPGRVGGRRAALLKASVAAPQFS